Genomic segment of Coffea arabica cultivar ET-39 chromosome 1e, Coffea Arabica ET-39 HiFi, whole genome shotgun sequence:
ATTGAAAGCTTGTTCCCCTTAGAAATGGCACCTAATGTGCTGCCTGTGGAGGACTTTTTGGTGAATGGCCTTCCTTTGCTCGACAAGGACATTCAAGATAGGATCACAAAAGCTTCTTCTAAGGGGAAGGTTCTCCGTTATGTTTGTTTGATAGAGAACAACAGGTGCCCTTCTATCCAATTGTGTTTTGCATTTGGAAGCTTGACAGACTGTGAAAATATTGTGCCATGCTGATAAGCATAAACATTTTCACCTTTCTGAAGGCTGTAAGAGTTCCTAAAGaatttggtgaatatttttAATAAGATTTATTTTAGAGTAAATGCAATCTTTCTTTTTGGTGATAATTACAGCGCTTAACTAAATTGGTTCATTGTTAGAGGAGAGGATCTGGTGTTTGTATTTTTTTAGTTGGCTGATGGCCTGAAGTGTAGTAATAACCTCTTACGCTGTTCCAAGTTCTTTTCATTGCCACTTATAGACAAATGTATGTTGGCATTTGTTTGTCTGGTATTTAAGTTCTGGCATACCTGAATTCAGGCAGATAACTTTCAGTTCCATCCATTTATTCTTTACTTAGTTCCTTGCTAAAAGAAGTAAACAAATGAATGGTTCTTAATATTCAAACTCTAACCCTCTTTATATCCTGTTCGTCTCACCTTTAGCTGGACAATAAGATATGAACATGAGTTTCCTACAGTGTTCGTAAAAGTGGAGGAGGTACAGTATCAGTTTCTTTTTAGGATATTGAACCACTAACTACATGACTTCCAACCTATTccaaccccccaaaaaaaaggaaatgcatTCGTCATCCTTTCTTTGCTAGCACTGAATCAACGGTTTGTCCCATATGAAGGCGCATCCATCTTAGCCATGTTTATGGATTCTTTACAAATCTGTCTTTCTGCTGCCCCTTTCCTGCATATCTGTTTCCTtacttcccttttttttaaggGTGTGTGCATCTGTGAATGTGTTTCTACAAGTACCAATCTTCTGGTGTTAGAGATACATGAGCACAGCTGCTTGAGTAAAACTTTTGATATCCTTACCAGAGGTACATGTCTATATTTCCTGTTCAATTAATGGATTCCATTTTCTGTAGGTGTGAAGTTGGTATTCAAGAACTTGAAAAAGATTCTCCATTAGGAAGACTGAGAGGAAGTGACAATTTGGTGAGCAATTTTTTCGAGTTTGACAGTTGATCTTAACTGACTCTGTTCTGTCTTAATTTCAAAATTACTTTAGTTCCATTTGACAAAATCTACAGAAGTTATGCTTGAAAATAGATTTGTTTCCTGTAAAATGGACACTCTACTTTAGACTGTAGCAGTCCTACCCTAGAAACTGGTTTCAACTTTTCATCACTTAGCTTTCTGAAAACTTTCTTTGTGATATGCcatttttgttccatagaagaAAGTATATCTCAGCCTCCATCtgtaggaaaaggaaaaggtacTGCTTTGTTCAATAGTGATAAATACAAATCCATGACATAGTTAAAACGTGCATATTTTGTGCACTTATGTGCAAAATGCTCCATAGACTCTTCTTCGTCAAATCTTACTCTCCCTTTTTGGTTCTTATAACTactgaatctagtttaaatttGTCAATGGATATTGGTTTCATAGATTGTACGGTAAATCCTTGGGTTGACAAGCAGGAATCCTTGATTGTGAAATTAGGGTTGCCATCAGAATTACTCATGCATTTTTAGTCCCTTTCCTCTTCCTCCCGTTAATTCTCATTTTCTTCACaattttcatcttcttcattgtAGACAGCTTCTCTTTCATAAAACCTCTCCCTTCCCCACCCCCCCCAGggtgctttttcctttttcattttgttctcaGAATTCACGGAAAGTTTGATAGTTTCCATTAACCTATAATTGCAGTTGGAGATATATAGTCGCTGTTACAGGGAACAGCCATTGGTTATTCAAGGTGCTGGAGCAGGAAATGACACCACTGCAGCAGGAGTGCTTGCTGATATTCTTGATATTCAAGATCTATTTTCTTGATAGGAAATTTTGTTGTCTTATGTGCTAAAGGTCAAGGTATCGTTGCTATATATTTTCAGATAGTTAGAACTTCCATTTGGAGATGAAACTCTTTAGCTTCCAGTGCAGATATATAGCAGCCTGAACTTTGAGCACCATTTCCATTGACTACACTTCAACTTCCTGCTGATATGATGTTCACATAATTTGGTGAACTTTTGTGCAGCTACACAATTATGATGAAACTATTCAACTACTTCATGTGCTTTCTTTGGTGCCTATATAGATCTTTTGGTTTTGGTTCTTTTACCTTATTGTGGCCAAAGTACAGAAATTTATAGGAAGGATCAACTATAAAAGCTTTTGCATCAGTAAGCAACCACATTGGGTCCTCATGTCTTTTGTTTGTGAGTTCTTTAAGCTGCTTTTACATGTGAGCATAAAGTCATTTACTACTCTAATTAAGCAAGGATAATGCAGATCACCTCACTAATTAACTTTTAATTTCTTAGCCTTCTCTAATCTTCCTAGTTATTCAGGTTACGTGTCACACCATTAAATGGAGCATAAAATCTCTGCTGCTGTATGTAGTTAACTTTTGTAGCATTACAGGAATACATAGTTAAGTAACCTTCTCGGGTGTTAACAATGGTACAGTACTGTTATAGAATTGTAAAACATAATGAATTGGTTCTTGACTTTTAATTTGTTACTGTAGATTAAGGGTGCAAACGAGCTGAATCAAGTCGAATTTTGACCTAATCGAGCCGAATCTCAAGTCTATTTTACAAAACTCGAACACAAACTCAAAATCGATGAGTTCAAAACTTGAAGCTCAAGCTCAAGCttaaaaaataatgaataataaatattttattttttaaaaataaaaaataattattttattttttaaaatgaataaaataataattttttaacaaataataaaatattagaaatatatatgtaattctactattaaaataaaaaataaaaatatatatataatcaacCTTAGTATTTTTGAACTCAAGTTCGACTAgttcgagtcgaactcgagctcgatattgatTGAGTTCGACTCGAACTCGTATTTGAGCTGCTCATGAGCGGTTTGATTCGTTTACACCTCTACGAGTGGTTTGATTCGTTTAAATCTCTATTCTAGACTGTCATCCATGCAATATTATAAGCATATCAAGTTTATGTCTGTATGCAAATTTGCTACTTCCTTAAACTCAAACGGAATGCCAACCGATCTTTAACCCTCAGTCGAAACATTCTGATTTCTTTGAAGGCTGAGCTAGTATCCTTCAGTAGTTACTCTccttactttatttttcttcccAGTTAGGAGGAGGATGGGAGTTATTTGGTAGAAAAAACTCCCAGGGAGACCAGAACATTCCTATAAATTCAATTGGATTATTCTAGGGTTGATTAACTTTTCTGCTTGGGGGACTGGGGAACTTGTTTAACATAGTGAAAGCAAGATCATAACTTATTCTGTTATGATTCATAACATAATTCTGTTATGATTCATAAGAGTAGTTAAGTTCTTTAACAGAGAAAACTACAACAGAGACTACATTCATTTCATAACAGAATTCAACTAACATAGGGGGAAGTTGTACTAAAGAATTTCAGACCAGGACTACAAacgaatcgagtcgagtcgagatTTGGACTTACTGAATCGAGCTCGACTTAATAACAGGTaggctcgagttcgagctcgagcttgacgTGCCAAGAAAATTGAGCTCGAGCTTAAACTTGATCAAGGAAAAGCTAGGCTCGAACTCGAGTTGACAAGGCTCGCAAACTTTAGCTCGATTTTTggctcgcgagcagctcgaaTTTCTGACTCGTGAGAAGTTTGTTAGCTTGAGTTTCTGGAAATTAATCTAATAAAAACaataagtaattattttttcttaataaataaaaaaatattagatatatatgtaattttactattaaaataaaatatatatatatatatatatatatatatatatatatatatatatatatatatatattcgagcTCGCAAGccgagtttaatattttgagctcgagttcgaactcgagatCGATTTGAccagctcgagttcgagttgagCTTTGCGAGCgattcgattcgtttgcaaccctatTCGTTTGCAACCCCAGTCCTGACCCTAGTTAAATTTGAAAAAGGTAATCTCCAGGAGACAAATAAtgattttcttgatttcaaGGTTCGGATCCTTGGCTTTCATTGTAACCCTCTCTCATGGTACGGTTCGTTAGTACTTTCCCACTAGAATTCTGTCTTGACACGCAGACGAACTTTAGTTTTGCAGTCTTGTTCACCTACAGTTCCTGTTAAACATCAACTGAAACCGTCTCTAATCGTGATAAACAAATGAGAATGATAAGGGACTTCATAAGGTAGCCCAGTGACCAAAATTTGCTTTGTCTACATAATTTCTCCACCTTGATGTAATACAGATAACATGAAAATATCCGAGTAATGGAACTATATCACTGGAGCTagaaacaaagtaaataattaaCAGTTCAAATGACAATTGCTGTAGTCTTTTTTGTCCCACAATCAAAGTTTATTGTGACATTGAATATAATTGCATTGACTAGATGAATACACGCCGCAGAATGAAGAGGCCAACAGTAACAATTCAAGCTGAGTGTTACTGAAAACCAGTAAAAACTCAGGGTACAAAACACATATTACAAAACTCTcacaaaccaaaacaaaagaacCTATCTTTTGAAGAAAGGATATTAGCCTGTTAGAAACCAAAACTCTCACGCTCTCGGCTTTTGCAAACATGGTCAAAATCCGCCTCATATAGGGTGGTTCTTAGAATTCATTATAGAATGGTTTTCAGCGTGACTGAAAACCGGTTAAAACTCGGTACAATTTGCCTCATATAGGGTGGTTCTTAGAATTCATATCATGAAGGGCTAAGTCAAAACTCTGCCAACTTTGTTGTATCAAAGTAACTACCAGTAGGACCTCCTTGAGGTAGAAGAGCCAGCATTACAGGGCCTGCAGCTCCTTCTTCCACTGTCATTATTCCCGTGTTCCAGTTAATATCTGTCTTTACAAATCCAGGATGGACACAGTTGATGCACATATCAGGGTACTTCTTTGCTAGAACTCTAGTATAGGCGTTAAGTGTGGCCTTTGATATGCTGTAAGCTGGTAGCATCTTTTGCCATCCATTGGCTTCAAGAGCATCATGCTTCAAGTCGTGTAAAAATTGTTGCAGAATTGCATTAATTTTCTCTTCTGTTAGAGTGTCAATATCCCCAAGTTCTTTTCTCCTTTGATCATCTGGAATCCTCTGCATTCACAATAAGATTCACAAGTAGAAAACCATTAGTGAAAGATTTATCATGGAGATCTACTTTTGAGATTTAAAGTAGTAGTAATCTGCTTACCTTCAGTTCGCTCCTTAGGGAAGAAATATTAACTATCCTTGCTCCTGAAGTCGAACGTTGTACCAGTGGAAGCAGAGCTTCAGTTACATTCTTAACACCATAGTAGTTAGTATCCAGACATAATTTTGCCGCCTCATAGGTAGTTTTGATAACGTCTTGTACAACGTTAACAGCCTTCCCTGCTAGCTGCATTAACAATTATTAAAACAGTGTCCAGTGGATGGTGCCCAAAATAAAGCTCCCATGATGGAATCTATTCATACCCAGTTTGCAGGATCTACGTTTAAGGCCCGTAGGCCATCTTCATCAACTACAACTCCTGAAGctcctgcattatttacctgCGGATGTCAAATGACCAATTGGTCAATCTACACAGCCCAAAACTGACAAGTTTTTGTATCCGTATTTCCTTGTAATCTAGATCCTACTCAGGTTGTCCAATCAATGGTAGCacattattttatattattctGCAAAATATTATTCTTACCAAAATGTCAAGTCTTCCAAATTCTGTTTCTATGAATTTGGCCAATGATTTTATGCTCTCTGTCTCCAGAACATCAAGCTGATGGAAGACTACATTTGATAAACCTGATTGGTGTAGCTTCGAAGTGGCTTCCTTCCCCCTGTTCTCATTCCTAGCTGTTAAAATGACAGTTACACCTGCAGTTGCAAGCTGCCGGACAGTCTCCAGGCCGATCCCCTTATTGGCTCCAGTTACAACTGCATACCTATAATATCTCCAGCAGATTACACAAAACTCAGTTAACCACAATTCTCAACAATATGTTCATGTGTCTGAACTGTAATTGTTCATGAAAGGAAATTACCTGACAGGAGAACCGACATCATCAACTGCCATTGCACCAACCCTTTGAATCCTGGTGAGCTTCTCTGTTTCTATTTTACCACTTGTAACAAGAAAAACACTTCATAGTCAGCAGGAAGGTATAACCGGCACAAGGCAATCCGAAAAGCAACTTTGGAAATGTCTCAGGATACAAGCATATAAAGCTGCTATCATTGGCGGATCTTGTGTTGTCTGTGATATCAACGCCTCCATTGTTGCTGTCAAGGTTTTTGAATACTAGTAGTTATTTTTAAGTATAATGTAGTATTTCTTTTCCTGTTTCACCATATGTCATCTAATATTTATCTTTTCCATACTGTTCTATCatacttgaatttgaacttaaTGAAGGATAACAGACAAAGGACGCTTATAGACTAACCTTCTCTTTTTAATACTAGGAATGGAAGACCCTTCCAAAAGCTAGTTATAAGAAAGCTAAAAGATCAACAAACCTTCTTAAACATTATTTCAATCAAAGCATTTCCCTTACAACTGCAAGAATACAATTGAATTTCTGGCTTACTATTGCAGTTCCTTTCTTACCCTAACTTTATATTATAGAAAAACCAGAGAACTTCCCTATGTGACTCCATGCAAGTTTTTACATTACTGAAAGATTTTTAGGAATTTAGTGGTAGATATGCCTTAGGGTATCATAATGTTAGCTACAAACTGTCAGATACATGTACCAAACAAAAGGTTTAGATGTACTGAACCATGGACTTGGGGCAAGTACTTACAATTGTTGTACTTCATTATTTGCTGTAAATTACATTCTATTGTTGTATCAGTGGAAAAAAAATGGGTGTACATGAACAATATACTCCACAGAACCCAAGTACAACAATATAATGTGATTATACACCAAATATTGCACTCCAACAAGCAATGGAACCAGACAAAACACAAGCACGCCTACCCCAGTCCTGAATTAATGGTATAGTACCTAAAGGCATTGTAGAATTTCCCCCAGAACTAGAAATGCCTTTGTAGAAAGGCATTGTAGAGTAGTACCTAAAGGCATTATTTTTAAAATGCCTTTGTTTCCACAGAACTAGAAAAAAGATTATTTTGTAAATTAAACATTAATATATGCTTCATAAACTATAGCTAGAAATACCAGGATTAATTGTCTCTCTTctacttcttttcttctttttgttttccctgTTTTCTTGTAGAAGATCAGATGGAGTGGATACCAATATTTGCattgaaattttacaagtagatAAGTAGTAATTCTTCTTCTGAATCTTTTCTGTGTTGAGCTGCATCTATATTACTAGCCATGCCCATAAAAATAGCAGCCACCTAGCAGTATCAGTACCCAAGGATTCGACCAGAAAAGAATCATATTCATGCATGAGCTCACGACTGCTTCTAGTTGAGTTTCTTTAGCTCAATATAATCCTAAAAAGAATCAAGATACGAAGCAAGAAAAGCAAAACGAATGGAACCCACAAGTTCAAGAATCTTTAAACGAAAAATAAACgtaaaagaaagaagattgaTTTACCTGAGAGATATTGAGGAGTATGGCAATGAAAGcaatgaagagatattagtgCTGCTTGAATGGGGCGGCGGCTGGATAAAAATAGGAGCTGATGATGATTCTCCTGTCTTAGCGGTTGTAGTTGGACGAAGTGACAGCTGCTTTGAGAAACAAACATTAGAAATTTGCCCAAGATTTTGTGCCATTTATgtgaacaaagaaaaagaaatgtaatGAACTGATGCGACTTTTCAAATCTCAATCAGTGTGTTAATTGTTGATGGATTGGACAAAATATTGCCAAAAACTAGTTTAATCTACAGATCTAAGCTAGTAGTATACGCTTGTTCATGGAGGAAACTGACACCATAGGTAGTGGTCAATATAAGAATTTTTTAATGTGGAATTTAATAAAATACTACTACGTTAAATGTGACGTTTTGTGAGATTTGTGAATATAATAGTTGAATGATAATTATTTTTTGCTTATCGGATTTGTACACTCTTGTTTATTCGTAAATCAAATTTTAAAGTGCCAACTACCACCAAAActaattgagtttttttttttaatttatttgcaATGATATTCAATTTGTTACTACTAACTAGCACCAAAGAATGTATACATTTGTAAATTTTTAAGGAGGTTTTAATGTTCACATCATCATGTAGTGTAAGACCGTACTTTTCCATGCATGTCTGTCTTGTTGAGTCTACGTGATACAGAATTTTTATCATCtgctaagttttttttttttttttttgggttggctTAGAAAGAAGGAATGATGAATTGCAATGTATTTCTAAACACTAAATTGCAAGATAAACGCGATTATCTTCATAGATTAGGCATGTATTTGGGTATAGGGTTAGGGGAAAGAAACAAGCGGGTTCGAGTCGAAAAAAGTGAATGGACATATTCACTCGTAAATTTTGACATGTGAATTGTGCATATTCAATTTACGTTACAGATTAAGAACAAAATCTGACAAAACACTACGGCTATACCAATTAATTAGTTGAGTAGTTTGTTTGAGATTAAAAATAGTGTGATGGTTAAAAGTTGATGAAGAAAATAGTTTAATAGATGTTGAAATTTTTTGCCCACACTCAACTAACTTTTGCATTTCCTTGAAAATTAATCTCGTCCTATGAAAAAATAAAGTCGTGGGcattaaaaaaattacatataaaTTGAGACTTTTTGTTATATTGGAATGTGTTTGAATTTCATATGCGTTTTAAATTACATCTTGGCAATGCTTCGAAGGTCTCTTTCAAGAAGAACATGTAGCAGATTTAATTGATGAAGAAGTTACGTCTGCAACTTTTGCAGCAAAAGAGTCTACCACGGATGAATCCATAAGCCCTAAGATATTAGTTTTGTAAAAAACCTGCAATCAAATGCAGGTTTGGACTAGATTTGTTGAGCCTATTTTGACAAAATCATCATCAGAATTAGTATTAGTAATAACCATTTCCATTTGGAAGGGATCAATGATCGATCCGTTCAAAACTTGAGCAATGCTTGCCCAGAAGCCCATGCTTTCCATCCCAATCAATCTTGTTTGGAATAACAATCATAAggggaaagttttttttttttgcccttttttgtCCAGTTTGCATTGCACTCAATATGTTGTAAATAATAGTAATCCAGAAGCTGTAAACGAAATTTGGAACACTATTTGGTAGATCAAAaatcgtaaaaaaaaaaaaaaaaaacttatggtTCCAAAATCATCTGTGTGTGCTTCTAATTATACTGCTTGCTTATGCAAGGTGATAAtccaaattcatttttttgttggaagttttaacCAAAATATCTTGTAAACACGATAAAATTATACACCTGATTGAACACCTCGTAATACATTTGATCACTTTCATTTAAAATGAGGCGTCAGAGTTATCTTTTCgaaaatttttaataaacaaGCCGGATTTATGCTCAAACCCCCCATCATAACTGGTGATTTTAATTCCGAAATATAAAAGCCCCAAATTCGTGTTGGGTTTGTCGAGAACAATTATATATATAGTTGGACTTGGAGTCTTGGACAATTGACAATGCCGAActaataaaattgaaaagggtaaaattgtaaatttatGTCTACTGAATTTGAAAAAAACCACATCCATTACAAATGATGTAACTGCAACTGCAAAACAGCGAAAGGGATGCACCAAAATGCTTCGCTTGATGTGGGGCCCACATTCGATCCCCATTCCACAGAACCTTGATAAACGGTACACGTCGCGAGTGGGGTTAGTTCTCACCCAATATGCACCGTGCGATCATAATCCAACGGCTCAGAATTCCCGTTCGTTTTAGGTCTTTGGGAATCCATGCGACACCCACCCACTCTCTCCTTCTCTTCAGTCTTCCTCTCCTTTTACCTTTGTTACGTCGCCGATTATGTTTCTCCCCATTCAAACGTCGTCGTTTGCTCGTGAAATAAACCCTAATTGACAAACTTTTCGCAATTCTCACCCCCTTTGTTTCCCCAAAATTCCAATTTCCTGCCCTCAAAGGATCCATTTTCCCTCCTCTTCTGGAATCATTGCAGGTTTCCTTCTGTTATTGATTAAATTTTGGTTAAATTGTAACATTCTCATTCATCTGTGGATGTAAAAGTTTCAGCTTCGTTAATTCTTGTTAAGCGTGTTTGCTTGTATGCTTGGTTCCTTAGTTTTTGGCTTGAATAATTGGACTTATGGTGGTTATAATTTAGGAAATGCTATGATTAATGATTATCTAGTGAATAAGTGGAAATGATGTTGTCATTAATATCAGTTCCTAATTGCACGTTTTATTCAGTATTTTTGTGTAATTTTACAAAATATAGTGTTGTTGGTGCTTTTGATTAGTGGGATCAATTTTAGGAGAAAGATAGATGTAATCAAGGTTGTTTCTATTGCTATGAGTACTGTTTAAGTGAGGAAAATGTTGTGCAGATTCGAGATGATGTTAATGATTCTTTGCTTGTTGTTATGGTGGTAGAGATGGATGTAGCATAAGTTTGTTGAAGTGGCTTTAGTATGGATATTGAAGTTATTGATGCAGAAGATGCAATTGTAGGGCAGCACGATAGTGTTACAGATGATGGAGATGATGATCCCCATGAAAGTGCAGAGTTGAATGAGGATGGGGATGTGGAGCCGTATGTGGGTCTGGAATATGATTCAGAGGAGGCTGCTAGGGCATTCTATGATGCCTATGCTAGGCGGGTGGGTTTTAGTATGCGCGTTAACCAGTATGGTCGCCCAAGGTCTGATGGGATCGTTGCCCGGGAGTATCTTTGTGCTAAAGATGGGTTAAAAAGAAGAGGTGGTGATAGCTGTGAAGCAATGCTTAGGGTAGAAGTAAAGGGTCATGGCAAATGGGTAGTGACCAAATTTGTGAAGGAGCATAATCACTCGAACACAAGTTCCGGCAAGATGCATTACATTAGGCCTCGCAGGTATTTTGCAGGTGCTCTGAAGCATAATGTTGAAACTTACCCTGGACTTGGAAGTGTTCCTAGAGGTGTCATGTATGTATCAGTCGACGCAAACCGTATTCCTGCTGAAGTTAACCATGGAAAATATGCTCCTCTGGAACTAAATCAGTCAATTAAGAATACAGGACCTTTGATTTCTACCTCTAGATATCCTAATCAGAAAAGGACACTGGGAAGGGATGCTCAAAATCTGCTTgattattttaagaaaatgcaAGCTGAGAATCCTGGATTCTATTATGCAATACAACTCGATGAGGATAATCGCATGGCCAATGTATTCTGGGCAGATGCAAGGTCAAGAACAGCATATAGTCATTTTGGCGATGCTGTCAGACTGGACACAACTTACAGAGTGAACCAGTGTAAAGTACCATTTGCTCCATTTACAGGAGTGAACCATCATGGTCAGA
This window contains:
- the LOC113704077 gene encoding (+)-neomenthol dehydrogenase-like isoform X1 is translated as MAQNLGQISNVCFSKQLSLRPTTTAKTGESSSAPIFIQPPPHSSSTNISSLLSLPYSSISLSGKIETEKLTRIQRVGAMAVDDVGSPVRYAVVTGANKGIGLETVRQLATAGVTVILTARNENRGKEATSKLHQSGLSNVVFHQLDVLETESIKSLAKFIETEFGRLDILVNNAGASGVVVDEDGLRALNVDPANWLAGKAVNVVQDVIKTTYEAAKLCLDTNYYGVKNVTEALLPLVQRSTSGARIVNISSLRSELKRIPDDQRRKELGDIDTLTEEKINAILQQFLHDLKHDALEANGWQKMLPAYSISKATLNAYTRVLAKKYPDMCINCVHPGFVKTDINWNTGIMTVEEGAAGPVMLALLPQGGPTGSYFDTTKLAEF
- the LOC113704077 gene encoding (+)-neomenthol dehydrogenase-like isoform X2 → MFVSQSSCHFVQLQPLRQENHHQLLFLSSRRPIQAALISLHCFHCHTPQYLSETEKLTRIQRVGAMAVDDVGSPVRYAVVTGANKGIGLETVRQLATAGVTVILTARNENRGKEATSKLHQSGLSNVVFHQLDVLETESIKSLAKFIETEFGRLDILVNNAGASGVVVDEDGLRALNVDPANWLAGKAVNVVQDVIKTTYEAAKLCLDTNYYGVKNVTEALLPLVQRSTSGARIVNISSLRSELKRIPDDQRRKELGDIDTLTEEKINAILQQFLHDLKHDALEANGWQKMLPAYSISKATLNAYTRVLAKKYPDMCINCVHPGFVKTDINWNTGIMTVEEGAAGPVMLALLPQGGPTGSYFDTTKLAEF
- the LOC113704077 gene encoding (+)-neomenthol dehydrogenase-like isoform X3; its protein translation is MAVDDVGSPVRYAVVTGANKGIGLETVRQLATAGVTVILTARNENRGKEATSKLHQSGLSNVVFHQLDVLETESIKSLAKFIETEFGRLDILVNNAGASGVVVDEDGLRALNVDPANWLAGKAVNVVQDVIKTTYEAAKLCLDTNYYGVKNVTEALLPLVQRSTSGARIVNISSLRSELKRIPDDQRRKELGDIDTLTEEKINAILQQFLHDLKHDALEANGWQKMLPAYSISKATLNAYTRVLAKKYPDMCINCVHPGFVKTDINWNTGIMTVEEGAAGPVMLALLPQGGPTGSYFDTTKLAEF